TTGGAGACGTCGTAGCTGACCTCGTAATCAATGCCCGGCGGGAAGGTCCGCTCCTTGAACTCCTTGAGCTTCTCCTTGACCTCCTCGATGATGGTCGCGGCGTTGGTGCCGGGGAGCTGCTTGAGCACGATCGCCGCCGAAGGCTTGCCGTCCAGGTCCGAGTATAGGTCGTAGAATGAAGACCCCAGCTCAACCTTGGCGACGTCCTTGATGCGCAGGATCTCGCCGTCGGGATTCGCCTTGAGGATGATGTCCGCGTATTG
The nucleotide sequence above comes from Paludisphaera rhizosphaerae. Encoded proteins:
- a CDS encoding efflux RND transporter permease subunit, with protein sequence AYNVSAEDVMKAVAEQSMIGSPGRLGQATGKTSQTVEYVLTWVGRYNKPEQYADIILKANPDGEILRIKDVAKVELGSSFYDLYSDLDGKPSAAIVLKQLPGTNAATIIEEVKEKLKEFKERTFPPGIDYEVSYDVS